In Mucilaginibacter boryungensis, a single window of DNA contains:
- a CDS encoding YceI family protein — translation MRFANLGWLMMLLLLTGFTSTRKTADPGDAEKWLINKTSSLTINGSTNINKFACDIPGYGQTDTLTLTKERGNIALSGTVVLKIRSFDCHNAIMTNDLRKTLKEPLIPVLRISFLSLSKMPAHAIQLEIITGLVDIELAGMKKRFEIAYQVSTDSQREIHLLGTRDVTFTDFNLIPPRKLGGMIKTNDKLSITFHLAITRFDKSKVAT, via the coding sequence ATGCGCTTCGCAAATTTAGGATGGTTGATGATGCTGTTGTTGCTGACCGGATTTACCAGCACACGAAAAACTGCCGACCCGGGTGATGCTGAAAAATGGTTGATTAATAAAACGAGCAGCTTAACAATTAACGGGAGTACCAACATCAATAAATTTGCCTGCGATATTCCCGGTTACGGTCAAACAGATACCCTCACACTGACCAAAGAGCGGGGGAACATTGCGCTTTCGGGTACCGTTGTTTTGAAGATACGGAGCTTTGACTGTCATAATGCGATCATGACCAATGACCTTCGCAAGACATTGAAAGAACCGTTGATACCGGTACTAAGGATCAGTTTCCTTTCGCTCAGCAAAATGCCCGCACATGCTATACAACTGGAAATTATCACCGGCCTCGTTGATATTGAACTGGCTGGCATGAAAAAACGCTTTGAGATTGCTTATCAGGTTTCCACCGATTCTCAGCGAGAAATTCATTTGTTGGGCACACGTGATGTCACCTTCACAGATTTCAACCTGATCCCCCCGCGTAAATTAGGCGGCATGATCAAAACCAATGATAAGCTCAGCATTACTTTTCATTTGGCGATCACCCGCTTCGATAAAAGTAAAGTAGCTACCTGA
- a CDS encoding universal stress protein — MKKLLILTDFSPAAHNAGLYALHLAQELKHSLILCNCWLSPTEAPGVAQVAWPLADDRLIKREVADQLKAEAKKLTEKRHEPGQLFPDLFNPPLACISEAGELTEVLAKITEDQPIAMVVMGLSGAGSLERLFIGSHTKNVVNKATYPVLLVPRDFIFRPIRRIAFATRLDKGDIAVLHSLAGLTKAFQAEIDICHVSDEKFEEGEDKFRADIFMSELCARVNYANIHYHHIKSMDVDHGLDWIYEHSQTDLVVMVHQHHGFLHRLFARSHTQQLAKHIDLPLLVFPPAEVLPCNADSQTRRCPDKTRRLPQPLN, encoded by the coding sequence ATGAAAAAACTACTGATACTCACTGACTTTTCTCCGGCCGCTCATAATGCCGGCCTGTATGCGCTGCATTTGGCTCAGGAATTAAAGCATAGCCTTATATTGTGTAATTGCTGGCTGAGCCCTACGGAAGCACCCGGAGTAGCACAGGTGGCTTGGCCACTTGCCGATGATCGATTGATAAAACGGGAAGTGGCTGACCAACTGAAGGCTGAAGCCAAAAAACTGACGGAGAAACGACATGAACCGGGACAGCTTTTCCCGGATCTTTTCAATCCGCCGCTGGCCTGTATATCAGAAGCCGGCGAATTGACCGAGGTATTGGCAAAAATTACCGAGGACCAGCCAATAGCCATGGTAGTTATGGGTTTATCAGGCGCCGGAAGCCTTGAACGGCTTTTTATTGGCAGCCATACTAAAAATGTCGTTAATAAAGCCACTTATCCGGTCTTGCTGGTTCCCCGGGATTTTATTTTCCGTCCCATCCGGCGGATCGCGTTCGCTACCAGGCTGGATAAGGGTGATATTGCTGTCCTGCATTCATTGGCCGGCTTGACAAAGGCCTTCCAGGCCGAGATCGATATATGCCACGTCTCCGATGAAAAGTTCGAGGAGGGAGAAGATAAATTCAGGGCGGATATCTTTATGTCGGAACTATGCGCACGTGTGAACTATGCGAATATCCACTATCATCATATCAAAAGTATGGATGTGGATCATGGGCTTGACTGGATATACGAACATAGCCAGACGGACCTGGTGGTTATGGTTCACCAGCACCATGGCTTTCTTCATCGCCTGTTTGCCCGAAGTCACACCCAACAGTTGGCCAAACATATCGACCTGCCGCTTTTGGTTTTCCCGCCCGCCGAGGTGCTGCCCTGTAATGCGGACAGCCAAACCCGCCGTTGTCCAGATAAAACCCGCCGTTTACCCCAGCCTTTAAACTGA
- a CDS encoding pyridoxamine 5'-phosphate oxidase family protein has product MKLIFDVKNKTNAGRTRSDTNEQLLREQVTGRIACHAEGRTYIVPVNYGFGGSYIYGQSAEGQKIRMMRLNPAVCFEVDRVHTIFNWKSVIIQGRFEEVNELAEKERLQQGLIHRLMPLSRNPGDHPAHGITEKDSDVGTKVRLIIYKIHIEQLSGRFEQP; this is encoded by the coding sequence ATGAAGCTTATTTTTGATGTTAAAAACAAAACAAATGCTGGGAGAACTCGATCAGACACAAATGAGCAACTGCTAAGAGAGCAGGTGACCGGCAGAATTGCCTGCCATGCCGAGGGTAGAACATATATCGTGCCGGTAAATTATGGTTTCGGCGGCTCCTACATCTACGGACAATCGGCTGAAGGTCAAAAGATACGGATGATGCGCCTCAACCCGGCGGTCTGCTTCGAGGTAGATCGGGTTCATACGATCTTTAACTGGAAAAGCGTAATCATTCAGGGCCGCTTCGAAGAAGTAAATGAGTTAGCTGAAAAGGAACGGCTGCAGCAGGGGTTAATTCACCGACTGATGCCTTTGTCCAGAAACCCGGGTGATCACCCTGCACATGGGATCACCGAAAAGGATAGCGACGTAGGGACTAAAGTCCGGCTTATCATCTACAAAATTCATATTGAACAGCTTTCTGGCCGTTTTGAACAGCCATGA
- a CDS encoding COX15/CtaA family protein, whose product MKEQMSVETAKVNRQVSRWLALGIGMVIIQILLGGITRLTGSGLSITEWQPFLGALPPLSHAEWERSFALYRQIAQFKKQNIDLTLSGYQYLYLWEWLHREWARLLGVVFMLPFAWLFYRRVIGRILIWPLTGIFLIGILQAIAGWLMVKSGLNDTDVRVSHIRLAVHFLLALILLAAMVWLLLRLRVKGTQTRNYRALHVLTMVLILLLLKQLTYGAFMAGTHAALFAPTWPSINGYFFPPVHLRPGGFISQFCNDPLLIQFVHRLYAYLILTGMLIWYVLAGKTSPDYFLNRWRKWPLLLTLLQILLGIASLLESSSAHLIWYASFHQLNAILLWITLFIALYFSRQRTGLSEAG is encoded by the coding sequence ATGAAGGAACAAATGTCCGTTGAAACTGCAAAAGTCAACCGTCAGGTCAGTCGCTGGCTGGCTCTGGGCATCGGGATGGTCATCATTCAGATCCTGTTGGGCGGCATAACCCGCTTGACCGGTTCAGGGCTATCCATTACCGAATGGCAGCCTTTTTTGGGCGCCTTACCGCCGCTTAGTCATGCCGAATGGGAAAGAAGTTTTGCTTTATATCGGCAGATCGCGCAATTTAAAAAACAAAACATAGATTTGACGCTTAGCGGCTATCAATACCTGTATTTGTGGGAATGGCTGCACCGCGAGTGGGCGCGCTTGCTGGGAGTCGTTTTTATGCTGCCATTTGCCTGGCTGTTTTACCGGCGGGTGATCGGCAGGATATTAATCTGGCCATTGACAGGTATATTCCTGATCGGAATTTTGCAAGCTATCGCTGGTTGGCTGATGGTTAAAAGTGGATTAAACGACACGGATGTCCGCGTTAGCCACATTCGGCTGGCCGTACATTTCCTGCTCGCGCTGATCTTATTGGCGGCTATGGTTTGGTTACTACTTCGCCTGAGGGTAAAAGGAACTCAGACCCGTAATTACCGCGCGTTACATGTCCTCACGATGGTATTAATATTGCTGTTGCTGAAGCAACTGACCTATGGTGCCTTTATGGCCGGAACACATGCGGCCTTATTCGCGCCAACCTGGCCATCAATCAACGGATATTTCTTTCCACCCGTCCACCTCCGGCCTGGTGGGTTCATCAGCCAGTTTTGCAATGATCCGCTGCTGATCCAGTTCGTTCACCGGCTTTATGCGTACCTGATCTTAACGGGTATGCTTATTTGGTATGTACTGGCGGGCAAGACCAGCCCGGATTACTTCTTAAACCGCTGGCGGAAATGGCCGTTGCTGCTCACATTGCTTCAGATACTTTTAGGGATCGCTTCCCTATTGGAAAGCAGTTCAGCGCACTTAATCTGGTATGCCTCGTTCCACCAGTTAAATGCGATCTTATTATGGATCACCCTGTTCATTGCCCTGTATTTTAGCAGGCAGCGCACAGGCTTAAGTGAAGCAGGCTAA
- a CDS encoding DUF6920 family protein, whose product MIRKAAFLDSLSRQYEQGLAEECEKYNLCRSCSADRLVTDLPPILQRYLSDSGYIGKETLICCQMVWKEAALRMHPGSRWTTVSCRQINFLPSPARLVLMRARLFGFLPFTAQDIFQDGHGGLLVRLLDKLRVAEGTGPLMDRSELVTVLAEMMIIPAYALCRYITWREIDPLTIEGTISIQDVTAKGIFYFNTDGLVERFETLDRYYNNNGTYQNYPWVAMAEKYKVRGDIRFPSVFQALWKMPGREHVYFKGEIARLQFNSF is encoded by the coding sequence ATGATCAGAAAAGCGGCCTTTCTGGATTCGTTGAGTCGGCAATACGAGCAAGGGCTTGCAGAGGAATGCGAAAAATATAACCTGTGCCGTAGCTGTTCTGCTGACCGTTTGGTTACTGACCTGCCGCCTATCCTTCAACGTTATCTGTCTGATAGCGGCTATATCGGTAAAGAAACATTGATCTGTTGCCAGATGGTTTGGAAGGAAGCTGCGCTGCGAATGCATCCCGGTAGTCGCTGGACAACGGTGAGCTGCCGGCAGATCAACTTTTTACCGTCCCCTGCCAGGCTGGTACTGATGCGGGCCCGCCTGTTCGGTTTTCTGCCATTTACTGCCCAGGATATTTTCCAGGACGGACATGGTGGATTGCTCGTCCGCCTGCTGGACAAGCTGCGCGTAGCAGAAGGTACTGGCCCGTTGATGGACCGCTCTGAACTGGTGACCGTGTTGGCGGAAATGATGATCATCCCCGCCTATGCGCTTTGCCGCTATATCACCTGGCGGGAGATCGATCCGCTTACCATAGAAGGCACCATCAGTATCCAGGATGTGACAGCAAAAGGTATATTTTACTTTAATACCGACGGACTGGTGGAGCGATTTGAAACTCTTGACCGCTATTACAATAACAACGGTACTTATCAGAATTATCCCTGGGTGGCTATGGCGGAAAAATATAAGGTTCGCGGTGATATCCGGTTCCCCTCTGTGTTCCAGGCACTCTGGAAGATGCCGGGAAGGGAGCATGTCTATTTCAAGGGAGAGATCGCCAGGTTGCAATTCAATAGCTTTTAG
- the queD gene encoding 6-carboxytetrahydropterin synthase QueD yields MTIYKQFTFDAAHFLPDVPEGHRCRQVHGHTYYLTIYVTGTVSTEEGWVIDFKDLKAVVKPLVDQLDHTMLNKIEGLQNPTAENVARWFWQGIQSEIPGLSRIELKETPTSGVIYEGEDQ; encoded by the coding sequence ATGACCATATACAAGCAATTCACGTTCGATGCCGCCCATTTTCTGCCCGATGTACCTGAAGGGCATCGGTGCCGTCAAGTACACGGCCACACCTATTACTTAACTATTTACGTGACAGGGACTGTCAGTACAGAAGAAGGATGGGTGATTGATTTCAAAGACTTGAAAGCCGTTGTTAAACCGCTGGTTGATCAATTGGATCATACCATGCTAAATAAGATCGAAGGGCTGCAAAACCCGACCGCAGAAAATGTGGCCCGCTGGTTCTGGCAGGGTATCCAATCGGAAATACCCGGATTGAGCAGGATCGAATTAAAGGAAACGCCGACCTCGGGTGTTATTTATGAAGGGGAGGATCAATGA
- a CDS encoding universal stress protein, which produces MRTIVIATDFSEGSKDAARYGYQLARRVRSNVLLCHAIIIPAEIPQAGIVFCQDEEYELLLDDSATALHDFKEALDSSLPADGFRPVVSCKSQPGIMANVVKDLAATPDHALIVSGTHQGGLFSDLLVGNHASNLIDSADKPVLLVAPGTKFSPVKKIAFATEFKDPKNDLEHIYQLVYWARQLNAEVLLVHICSEKNESPALKEKIADYLLGISNNADYPNIYYRLIRNDCVDEGLDWICDHGQIDMLAMVHQPRNLFGELFAHSHTKQMAGHLQLPLLVFPGPDHKN; this is translated from the coding sequence ATGAGAACAATTGTTATTGCCACTGATTTTTCCGAAGGTTCAAAAGACGCCGCCCGCTATGGTTATCAACTGGCACGGCGGGTCCGGTCGAATGTCCTGCTATGCCACGCCATCATCATACCCGCGGAGATCCCGCAGGCAGGCATAGTCTTCTGTCAGGACGAAGAATATGAATTGTTACTGGATGACAGCGCAACGGCATTGCACGATTTTAAGGAAGCCTTGGACTCCTCGTTACCTGCAGACGGCTTTCGCCCGGTGGTCAGCTGCAAAAGCCAGCCCGGCATCATGGCCAACGTAGTAAAGGATTTGGCAGCAACGCCAGACCACGCGCTGATCGTCAGCGGCACCCATCAAGGTGGCTTATTCAGTGACCTGCTGGTGGGTAACCATGCCTCCAACCTGATTGACAGCGCAGACAAGCCCGTGCTCCTGGTTGCCCCCGGCACAAAATTCAGCCCGGTAAAAAAAATCGCTTTTGCTACCGAATTTAAAGACCCGAAAAACGACCTTGAACACATCTACCAGTTGGTTTACTGGGCAAGGCAACTCAATGCTGAGGTACTGCTTGTACATATCTGCAGTGAAAAAAACGAAAGTCCTGCTTTAAAGGAAAAGATAGCTGATTACCTGTTGGGCATATCCAATAACGCCGATTACCCAAATATCTATTACCGCCTCATCCGAAACGACTGCGTTGACGAAGGCCTGGATTGGATATGCGACCACGGTCAGATCGATATGCTGGCCATGGTGCATCAACCCCGCAATCTTTTCGGCGAATTATTCGCCCACAGTCATACGAAACAAATGGCCGGTCACCTACAGCTGCCGCTGCTGGTATTCCCGGGACCAGATCATAAAAATTAA